ttgtgtgttttttctgcacacTGCTGGTGAATCTGACTAAATCTACCCGTTTGTTGTTCTTTATATCATGTTTCTATGATGATCTGATTTATTCACAATCTtaatttttaaaggtcacatattctcctcctcttcagtgtaaataagtctcagagctcctcaaaacatgtctgtgaagtttcttgttctaaatccactgtgttcctgtatttgatcatgcctataaacccctctatttcagccctgctcagaacaggctgtttctgtgtctgtacctttaaatatgtaaattagctgtgtttgaccacgccccctctctggaagggcttgggtggctctgtctttctcgctccatgtcctattgtttacggtgagaaggcagactcagagggcagaacaaacacctagctgtgggagtgtcacccacctgggggaggggctactgccctttgtgatgtcataaagcgaaaatctccaaatggcctgtttgagcacacattttctgaaaagtggagcaggcaaaagacggagaggatggacttttctcatcattggggggtttgtagacagactagagacacatattagagttagagaaacatggtgaagtggattttatatATAAGTGaccttttaaagtaaaatatttttttggaagaatttaattaaatttagcaaacatttaaaaactctctggtctctgatggtttttgggagtgagtAGAGTGGGAGCAGCGATGGAGAAGGATCTGTCCGCCCAGGAACGATGGTTGGTTcctgcaggagggggggggaaaggaggtTTGGGTCAGGAGACATGAGTGGGGGTGGGAGTCTGCCGGTGGAAGAGCTCAGACAGGTATAGTGAGAGTCAGGTtaaggagggttttttttatacattttctgttctcTATTGGGGCCAGGGATTCATAAAGTGCGTTaaatccaacaacaacaaaaaagagacTCAAAAATGTCcccaattaaataaaaaatgaacttaATATCATTACCTGATCTACATTATAACGATAGGCTGTCACTCTATGACGCGTGATGACGTATTCGTCTAAACAGGAAGTTTAGACAGCAcgcttctttttctctccaccaCGTGACCCGCACGTTACCGCTGCTATCGTCATCATTAGACACCCTAAATGCCGGTGAGTTTCTTAAAAATCATCAACATTTCACAAATGAGTGTATTAATGTCATTGTCGCTTACATACTGATAAGTTCTTAAGCTGACGTCATCTTAAAAGACAGCGTATTCACGCGCAAAGGTAAGATATTAGCATAGCATAGCTCCTGGTCTCTACCGCGGAACCTCATTCAGATAATTGCCGTTTGTCGTTTTTTGGCTTTTCGGTCAGTGGAAAAACCTAATAGGTTATAAttcagacatttaaataaatatttatagcACTGTTGAAATTTTGGCGTACTTTAAATTCTCCAAATGCGATTTAGTTGTTTTAAAATCCATTTAATTTGAGCTCCTGTCCCCTGAGTTATACTTGACGACCTGTAGGAGTATTTAGACATAAATACAGTGAGTAACGCTAATAACATTAGTTTAAAGTGTGGGATAATGCGCTGACTGTTCAGTCGGCAGTGGAATAAACTTTACAAATTGAGGTTTTAATTTTCATTCTTCCGTTTTGATCTGTGAAGTGTGCACTTTGGCTTGATCTTAAACCGCATCAAATCACCTGATTTCTGACAGGAGTTTGGCGTGACGTTCTCGTGATTGAAAACATGGCAAAACTAAGCTACAACAGTTGTATATGTATGAATAAATGCTTACAGAAGTACATGCATGACTATCTTCTCCTCTGTGATGTTATCAGGAGGTCTGAGCCGCCATGATGACAGCTGGCAGGCTGAACTTCTGCAACATCACCGCCCTGGCTCCGATGGTCCGGGTGGGGACTCTGCCCATGAGGCTGCTGGCTCTGGACTACGGAGCTGACGTGGTTTACTGCGAGGTGAGGGTGGAGGCTTTGGCAGAGAAATGACTCTTTTagtgtgtataaaagttgtttaatgactctttttctgtctctttcaggAGTTGATTGACATAAAAATGGCTCAGTGTCACAGGGTGGAGAACCGTAAGAATCTCTCACTTTGTCTTCTCCTTCATGCCGCAGGTTGTTAGAGTATCGCCCTCACACTTTGATGTTCTGTGTATTTGTCAGAGGTGCTGCAGACGGTGGATTTCGTCGCCCCTGATGATCGAGTGATGTTCAGGACCTGTGAGAGGGAGAAGGACAGAGTCGTCTTCCAGATGGTGAGACAGGAAACATCCGGAGCGTATTTATTTTCCTCGTATGTTTTCTCTTGAGGggtcactttttctctttgtactTTTAGGGGACTGCTGACCCAGACCGAGCGCTGACCGTCGCCCAGCTTGTGTGAGTTAAGAGCACAACACAGAGTCCGACTAAAAGTGAAGTTTTCTTTAGTGAAACCTGTTTGTGACTTGCAcggcattcaggtgctcctcggataGTCCCAGTGTCCGAGTCGCTCTCCCATCTTCAGTTAGTTCACACGCTTTCAATTCAGAAAGTCGCAATGTTGtaacaacaagaaacaacatGGATGCTGCGTACTGTAGACGATGTGAGGAATCTCAGTGTATCCGTGTGACCTGCTATCCTCATACTCAATATGATCACCCAATAATGATATCATAAACATACTTAAACGTTTCATTCATGGCTCCTGTTCTTGTTCTTCTGTTGTCGATCAGGGAGAAGGATGTGGCCGCCATCGATGTGAACATGGGCTGTCCAAAAGAATACTCCACCAAGGTGAGTCTCCTCTCAGTGACCGACCTGCAGCTGCAGCGCCTCCTCTGGTTTTTGATCTCTAGGTGTCCCTAAAAAGTCTTATTTTAACCTGAGAGAGGTCTTAAAGTTAAGATGAGCCTTTGAGACATGTTTGAatactttgtcatatttactcTGTCTAGTCAGCAGGGGACAAGCGATTTGCAGAAAAAGTTTCTAAATGTGGACCAATTGGAATAAAAGCCTTTTGAGTCCCGCATGATATCTGATATAAAATGGTcctaatgtttctgtgtgtgcgtcaAGTCTTTAAACGTCTTAtattagacttttaaaaaagtgtgcAGCAACCCtgggtgacctttgacctcttgcAGGGCGGGATGGGAGCTGCTCTTCTGTCAGATCCTGATAAAATCGAGGCGGTGAGTATTGGGAAAGCTattgtgcaaaaataaaaatagttcggcttttattttgaagttttgaacTGGTTTTACCTGAGAGTACTTTagttgctgtgtgcttttattttgaaatacagtaaggctCTTCCTGTAGAGTGAAGATTAgaacatgaagttaagcacagaaacaggaagtggttagggatcccaaactgacggtcaaacagctcaaaggaacggtaacaaaggtcaatgtgtgatgtcatcaggtggatacgGAGACATTAAAAAACGACTTTTGTCTCCTAGTAGATTCTGAAGAAGCTCGTCACAGGCGTTTCCATTCCTGTCACGTGTAAAATCAGAATCCTGCCTTCGGTAAGATGTGAACATTATCCCTGTGTGTgtcaaattactttttaaaatgttattccctttgtcattgttttttatattcaatCTTCTAAAAACGTGATTAACATTCACTTCCTGACGACCTGGATGCTCTGTTCTCCTGGTTTCAGGTGGAGGACACGGTCAGTCTGGTCCAGAGGATCGAGAAGACCGGCGTCGCTGCTGTGGCTGTTCACGGCAGGTAAACAGCAGCACATACTCATCACACCATGAACGCCGTCTCGGGGAGGGATGTTCATtctctcacacagaaacacattcaaaaacaaacatacgTCCAATCAGCAGTCGGCGGCGGGCTCCAACCGTCTGCTCTCACGCAAGCACTTAGTCTCTGTCTGAGGTTCTGTTGtgggtcaaaacaaaaacaaaacaaaaacacttagGTGGTAGATATCTGTCttcactgctgcttcacagtCGGGTCAACTGCTCTGCGTCGAGATCCACCCCGGACACTTAACACACCTGGACCACAACAGAGTTAAATACTTAGCCCCACCTACTACCAGCCAGCCAACttcaaaacaggaagtcatgCTGACTAAGACAAACCATATCTCCGTTTTCAGTGttatttttacatctttattGACTTTTCAGATgcatttataacattttttaCGCATTTTATACTTTACCTTCTTGAGATCTGATCCCTCTCATCTGCTGCTCTTCTTGTTAAACTTCACATTTTGTCTTCACCTAACGTTTACCTGGTGTGTTTGAGGGCCGTCTGCTTCATGTCTACAGTGTtcctgtgtttacctgaaacATGTCCGTGTTGCTCTTCTGCTTGTTGTGTTGCTCAGGTTAAAGGAGGAGCGTCCCCGACATCCCCTTCACTGTGATTACATTCAGGCCGTCGCTCGGGCTGTTTCCATCCCTGTCATCGCCAAGTAAGACTCAAACACTCTGCAAACTTTTCtcgtgacagaaaaaaaaaaaagatcaaacgtGTTCGGTTTATTAAAAAGTTATTACACCCGGTGTCTGTCCTTCTCTCCTGCAGCGGAGGCTCTCTGGACATGGTGAAGACAAACGCAGACATCGAGGAGTTCAGGAAGGCGACGGGAGCTTCTTCCGTCATGTTGGCACGCGCAGCCATGTGGAATGCATCCGTATTCACCGACCAGGGGCCGCTACCTTTGGAGAAGGTCATGGAGGACTATCTTAAATATGTGAGTTTGTGCACAATCGCAGAATGATATCTAAAACAGGAGGCATCAGAGTTTTAAAGATGTCTTCACTTGggggcgctggatagcctagcggaTATGtcgctcgccccatgtacagtTGTAGCGCTCGTCGGTTAAAATTCCACCtgtgccctttgctgcatgtcataccAACACTTcgtgtctctcctcagctgtcctctcaataaaaaggcaaaaaaaaagacgtcTTCACTTCATTGATTGGACGgttgtgttttgtctctctCAGGCAATCAGGTACGACAACAACGCCTACAACTCAAAGTACTGTCTGTGTCAGATGCTCCGAGACAAGGTGGAGTCTCCTCTGGGGAAACAGGTCCAGGCGGCTCAGACCACCGCAGAGATCAGGTACTGGACTTTATTCTGGACTCTGTGGTGTTGACTGTTTGGGGGTGATGTCATGTTTCGGGTGATGTAATGTGACGTGATGTTGTGACACAGTGAGGCGTACGGGCTGCAGGAGTTTTACCAGCAGATCCAGAACgagcagcagagcaggaagGACGCCCTGCAGACCAACAGCCAGCCGGACCACCCCGTGATGGACGGAGACCTCACCACCATGGCGGTGAAGTTTGAGCGGTCAGTTCTCAGGCTCCATAtctcatttaaaatacatgagaaaacaaataaaaagggcATCAGTCCGACATCTTATTGTTTACAAACACTGTGAATTCTGTGTCACTTCAACTCTTGAATTCAactatgcttttattttgaaggaccTTCTGATTAGCC
This genomic interval from Labrus mixtus chromosome 4, fLabMix1.1, whole genome shotgun sequence contains the following:
- the dus2 gene encoding tRNA-dihydrouridine(20) synthase [NAD(P)+]-like, translating into MMTAGRLNFCNITALAPMVRVGTLPMRLLALDYGADVVYCEELIDIKMAQCHRVENQVLQTVDFVAPDDRVMFRTCEREKDRVVFQMGTADPDRALTVAQLVEKDVAAIDVNMGCPKEYSTKGGMGAALLSDPDKIEAILKKLVTGVSIPVTCKIRILPSVEDTVSLVQRIEKTGVAAVAVHGRLKEERPRHPLHCDYIQAVARAVSIPVIANGGSLDMVKTNADIEEFRKATGASSVMLARAAMWNASVFTDQGPLPLEKVMEDYLKYAIRYDNNAYNSKYCLCQMLRDKVESPLGKQVQAAQTTAEISEAYGLQEFYQQIQNEQQSRKDALQTNSQPDHPVMDGDLTTMAVKFERREYPPHITPKMFLLEWSRKEKLEQPFYETVQRSQDRAFQSTVTIAGKKYRSSLWEKSKKFAEQAAAVVCLRILGVPEGRIGEEDSGLVCKRKRDGKLNGTTEEEGSKKRHVVDIQLETDNTETGVVANGDHRDPDTPPERA